One segment of Skermanella rosea DNA contains the following:
- a CDS encoding right-handed parallel beta-helix repeat-containing protein: MPYSATSISTAAASVVPYETAKPTAFLWVSPTGSDAGTGTASSPLKTIQAAVSKAKPGTAVMVREGVYAENVKIGVSGTTDKPIWIVSADGQGKADIKAANAGLPAIYGYGPDNIVIKGFELIGGTEGVKITQGGNTLTNFANNIVIEQNIVHGQTTDGIKTAQTVNSAVTGNTVYGVRGEEGIDDVYMRNGIIAHNRVYDIVGLSGIVAKAGSENVRILDNHLYQVPDGILVGGFAGNQGSTWPGTLRYQAKGFTVSGNKVDAASKHAVNAYGAIDSVIKGNYLASSGPGSVVNVSTDNLGYASRNVQLIDNIVSKSSWLSAKAGAVSVNTGNKVGGTFDGSKVGPEGLVMYGAAQPAPAPSGIPVDSRTFDWKAGAVPTGTVTGTASADRLTGTSGHDRIDGGSGADTMTGLAGDDHYVIGSRLDVVVEKAGEGRDTAQVYATGYTLAANVENLVISTSAGSVVVDNGLDNRLTGGAGADTFTFVANHGNDLIVGFKPGTDHIKLDASIAPGDLRVAQTPAGDMVLQHGTQSITLLGVDPDTPTASLF; encoded by the coding sequence ATGCCTTACAGTGCCACGTCCATCTCCACCGCGGCGGCCAGCGTGGTCCCCTACGAGACGGCCAAGCCCACCGCCTTCCTGTGGGTCTCCCCGACCGGCAGCGATGCCGGGACCGGAACCGCGTCCTCCCCGCTCAAGACCATCCAGGCCGCCGTGTCCAAGGCGAAGCCCGGCACCGCCGTGATGGTCAGGGAAGGGGTCTATGCCGAGAACGTCAAGATCGGCGTCAGCGGCACCACCGACAAGCCGATCTGGATCGTCTCGGCCGACGGGCAGGGAAAGGCCGACATCAAGGCGGCCAACGCCGGCCTGCCCGCGATCTACGGCTACGGGCCGGACAACATCGTCATCAAGGGCTTCGAGCTGATCGGCGGCACCGAGGGCGTCAAGATCACCCAGGGCGGCAACACCCTGACGAACTTCGCCAACAACATCGTGATCGAGCAGAACATCGTCCACGGCCAGACCACGGACGGCATCAAGACGGCCCAGACCGTCAATTCGGCGGTCACCGGCAACACCGTCTACGGGGTGCGCGGCGAGGAAGGCATCGACGACGTCTACATGCGGAACGGCATTATCGCCCACAACAGGGTCTACGACATCGTCGGGCTCTCGGGCATCGTCGCCAAGGCCGGGTCGGAAAACGTCAGGATCCTGGACAACCATCTCTACCAGGTGCCCGACGGCATCCTGGTCGGCGGCTTCGCCGGCAACCAGGGCTCGACCTGGCCCGGCACGCTCCGCTACCAGGCCAAGGGCTTCACCGTCTCCGGCAACAAGGTGGATGCCGCCTCCAAGCACGCCGTCAACGCCTATGGCGCCATCGACAGCGTCATCAAGGGCAACTATCTGGCGTCCAGCGGTCCGGGCTCGGTGGTCAATGTCAGCACGGACAACCTGGGTTATGCCAGCAGGAACGTCCAGCTGATCGACAACATCGTTTCCAAATCCTCCTGGCTGTCGGCCAAGGCGGGCGCGGTCAGCGTCAATACCGGCAACAAGGTCGGCGGCACCTTCGACGGGTCCAAGGTCGGTCCGGAAGGACTGGTGATGTACGGCGCGGCCCAGCCCGCACCCGCCCCGTCCGGAATCCCGGTCGACAGCCGCACCTTCGACTGGAAGGCCGGGGCGGTCCCCACCGGGACCGTCACCGGCACCGCCTCGGCTGACAGGCTGACCGGCACCTCCGGCCATGACCGCATCGACGGCGGATCGGGAGCCGATACCATGACCGGCCTGGCGGGCGACGACCACTACGTCATCGGATCCAGGCTCGACGTGGTGGTCGAGAAGGCCGGCGAAGGCCGGGACACGGCCCAGGTCTACGCCACCGGCTACACCCTGGCCGCCAATGTCGAGAACCTGGTGATCTCGACATCGGCGGGTTCGGTGGTGGTCGACAACGGCCTGGACAACAGGCTGACCGGCGGCGCCGGTGCAGATACCTTCACCTTCGTGGCGAACCACGGCAACGACCTGATCGTCGGGTTCAAGCCGGGCACCGACCACATCAAGCTGGATGCCTCGATCGCCCCAGGCGACCTGAGGGTGGCCCAGACCCCTGCCGGCGACATGGTGCTCCAGCACGGGACCCAGTCGATCACCCTATTGGGAGTAGACCCGGACACCCCGACGGCCAGCCTGTTCTGA